The proteins below come from a single Melospiza georgiana isolate bMelGeo1 chromosome 4, bMelGeo1.pri, whole genome shotgun sequence genomic window:
- the TSPAN19 gene encoding LOW QUALITY PROTEIN: tetraspanin-19 (The sequence of the model RefSeq protein was modified relative to this genomic sequence to represent the inferred CDS: inserted 1 base in 1 codon; substituted 3 bases at 3 genomic stop codons), with protein sequence MKIRDKNQIQKCYLNIFSGIFLALLLAFSLWLLFERNNFFGVFFLISSVKNXPVTYLSCIKLGIGSIFIFTSSMGVLGXVVEIKXLLVTYMSFQILVFVMHMAILVLIMMKKEHVHNRWNNRINDFISENRNKSLTEQESVWNILNALQHDIKCCGRCNATQWKRNXTKKNNTQFPCPCTNYNLKK encoded by the exons atgaaaataagagaTAAAAACCAAATACAGAAGTGCTATTTAAATATCTTCAGTGGAATTTTCTTG GCTCTGCTTTTGGCATTTAGCTTGTGGCTTTTATTTGAGAGAAACAAtttctttggtgttttttttctca TTTCTTCAGTCAAGAACTAGCCAGTGACATATCTTTCTTGTATAAAACTTGGCATTGGATCTATTTTCATATTTACATCATCCATGGGAGTCCTTG GTGTTGTGGAAATCAAATGACTGCTGGTTACA TATATGAGTTTTCAAATTCTGGTATTTGTAATGCATATGGCAATATTGGTGCTAATAATGATGAAAAAAG AACATGTTCACAATCGATGGAACAACAGAattaatgattttatttctgaaaacagGAATAAGAGTCTGACTGAGCAGGAATCTGTGTGGAACATTCTGAATGCCTTGCAGCACGAT ATAAAATGCTGTGGAAGATGCAATGCCACACAGTGGAAAAGGaactaaacaaagaaaaataatactcAGTTCCCATGTCCATGCACAAATTACAATCTAAAGAAATGA